The following are encoded together in the Thermosipho affectus genome:
- the mnmA gene encoding tRNA 2-thiouridine(34) synthase MnmA: MKVGVALSGGVDSAVALYLLKQKGYDVTAYHIKTIPDSVYLTKEIKHKVCCSPSDTFDAMKVAKKFDVEMKIVHVEEVFKETIVKYFLDEYRKGRTPNPCFFCNDWIKFGFLLDEILEDGNDYVASGHYAIVKNGRLYKAKSKEKDQSYFLASIKRGKLGHLLFPNGEYEKEEIREIAKKLDIHVHSKEDSQDLCFIPDNDIYNFLSENGVNFNPGLIIDTKGNILGTHKGLPNYTIGQRKIGIATGKRLYVLKKDFENNLLIVGEKDEVFNKKFTVSKLNFLQDVSNSLLGYVKVRKKFKEVKCKAYFLDGRLFVETEEPVFAITPGQIAVIYDDDGAVVVSGIIEEEGWNGFKGFD; this comes from the coding sequence ATAAAGGTAGGTGTTGCATTAAGTGGAGGAGTTGATAGTGCAGTTGCTTTATACCTTTTAAAACAAAAAGGGTATGATGTTACTGCTTATCATATTAAAACAATTCCAGATTCGGTTTACTTGACAAAAGAAATAAAACATAAAGTTTGTTGTAGTCCATCAGATACTTTTGATGCAATGAAAGTAGCAAAAAAATTCGATGTAGAAATGAAAATAGTACATGTTGAAGAGGTATTTAAGGAAACGATAGTTAAATATTTTTTAGATGAATATAGAAAGGGAAGAACTCCCAACCCTTGTTTTTTTTGTAATGATTGGATTAAGTTTGGGTTTTTACTTGATGAAATCTTAGAAGATGGTAATGACTATGTTGCTTCAGGTCATTATGCAATTGTAAAAAACGGTAGGTTGTACAAGGCAAAGAGTAAAGAGAAGGATCAGTCCTATTTTTTAGCTTCTATAAAACGTGGAAAATTGGGACATTTGTTATTTCCAAATGGTGAATATGAAAAAGAAGAAATTAGAGAAATTGCGAAAAAATTGGATATTCATGTGCATTCAAAGGAAGACTCTCAAGATTTGTGTTTTATACCTGATAACGATATTTATAACTTTTTAAGTGAGAATGGTGTGAATTTTAATCCAGGATTGATAATAGATACTAAAGGAAATATTTTGGGGACTCATAAAGGATTACCAAATTACACAATTGGACAACGGAAAATAGGAATTGCAACTGGGAAAAGATTGTATGTGTTAAAAAAAGATTTTGAAAATAATTTGTTGATTGTAGGCGAAAAGGATGAAGTGTTTAACAAAAAGTTTACCGTTTCGAAATTAAATTTTTTACAAGATGTATCTAACTCTCTACTAGGATATGTTAAAGTTAGAAAAAAGTTCAAAGAAGTTAAATGTAAGGCATATTTTTTAGATGGAAGATTGTTTGTGGAGACTGAAGAACCGGTATTTGCTATTACTCCTGGCCAAATAGCGGTAATTTATGACGATGATGGAGCAGTAGTGGTATCAGGAATTATTGAAGAGGAGGGATGGAATGGATTTAAAGGTTTTGATTGA
- the hpt gene encoding hypoxanthine phosphoribosyltransferase: protein MDLKVLIDQEKLKNRIKELGAEITNYYKEKTDTIHAVCVLKGAIHFFTDLVENIDLNVEYSFIHVSSYSGMESTGRIRVKSWIDEPIESKYVLVVEDILDTGQTLSYILGYLNRYNPKDLKVATLLKKPSKKPIVSADFIGFDIEDKFVVGYGLDFDEKYRNIPYIGYME from the coding sequence ATGGATTTAAAGGTTTTGATTGATCAAGAAAAATTGAAAAATCGTATTAAAGAATTGGGAGCTGAAATTACGAATTATTATAAAGAAAAAACGGACACAATTCATGCTGTTTGTGTTCTGAAAGGTGCTATACACTTTTTTACGGATTTGGTTGAGAATATTGATTTAAATGTTGAATATTCTTTTATTCATGTTTCAAGTTATAGTGGGATGGAATCTACTGGAAGAATTAGGGTAAAAAGTTGGATAGATGAACCTATTGAAAGTAAATATGTCTTAGTGGTTGAAGATATTTTGGATACTGGGCAAACGTTATCGTATATTTTAGGATACTTGAATAGATATAATCCTAAAGATTTGAAGGTAGCTACTTTGCTTAAAAAACCTTCAAAGAAGCCAATTGTTAGTGCAGATTTTATTGGTTTTGATATTGAAGATAAGTTTGTAGTTGGATATGGTTTGGATTTTGATGAAAAATATAGAAATATTCCTTATATAGGTTATATGGAATGA
- a CDS encoding LCP family protein: MRKSLLITVGIIITLFSLGIVLIPWFRIILYVIYSPLKEETNFLVLGLDKDIQGTRRTDVIMFLSVNAKTKNIKISSIPRDLIIDGKKINSYYQRNGLDALIKLVEGFLNKKIDRYAIVDYDVIKIIGDEIGPVEVYIDQPMKYTDYSQNLIINFEPGLHNLYGEELLAFMRFRKDFRGDLGRIERQKYIIEQLLKTALKKDIFTLSKTFKKVFDMIETNVKTSELVYLAVNFRNGFNLKNISFPVKYDVDGNIYPGDLKNYREAFNGEKKEENSFNFYILNNTKTQTRTYNVNLYYMWKAAGFIPEKIYNLPKLSLKEDTVYVLDESVNIQTVSNIVKVVHPKRRFAIKYAKDHLEEYYLIIETLSSERSYINFPIDFIVILTG; the protein is encoded by the coding sequence ATGAGAAAAAGTTTATTAATTACAGTTGGGATTATTATTACATTGTTTTCATTAGGAATAGTTTTAATTCCTTGGTTTAGGATAATATTATATGTGATATATTCTCCTCTTAAAGAGGAAACGAATTTTTTGGTGTTAGGTTTAGATAAAGATATTCAAGGTACTAGAAGAACAGATGTAATAATGTTTTTAAGTGTAAATGCTAAGACAAAAAATATAAAAATTTCCAGTATTCCAAGAGATCTAATAATAGATGGAAAAAAAATAAACTCGTATTATCAAAGAAATGGTTTAGATGCTTTGATAAAATTGGTAGAAGGATTTTTGAATAAGAAAATAGATAGATATGCAATAGTTGATTATGATGTAATAAAGATCATTGGTGATGAAATAGGTCCAGTTGAGGTTTATATAGATCAACCTATGAAATATACTGATTATTCTCAAAATTTGATAATTAATTTTGAACCAGGATTACACAATTTATATGGTGAAGAGCTCCTTGCTTTTATGAGATTTAGAAAGGATTTTAGAGGTGATCTTGGAAGAATAGAAAGACAAAAATATATTATTGAACAGCTTTTAAAAACAGCACTTAAAAAAGATATCTTTACTTTATCTAAAACGTTTAAAAAGGTTTTTGATATGATAGAGACAAATGTTAAAACTTCAGAACTTGTTTATTTAGCAGTAAATTTTAGAAATGGGTTTAATCTGAAAAATATATCTTTTCCCGTAAAGTATGATGTGGATGGAAATATCTATCCAGGTGATTTGAAAAATTATAGAGAAGCTTTTAATGGAGAAAAAAAAGAGGAGAATAGTTTCAATTTTTATATATTGAACAATACGAAAACTCAAACAAGAACATATAACGTGAATTTATATTATATGTGGAAGGCGGCAGGTTTCATTCCAGAAAAAATATATAACTTGCCCAAATTATCTTTAAAAGAAGATACGGTGTATGTTTTAGATGAAAGTGTAAATATTCAAACTGTCAGTAACATAGTAAAAGTAGTACATCCAAAAAGAAGGTTTGCTATAAAATATGCAAAAGATCACTTAGAGGAATATTATTTGATAATTGAAACGTTATCTTCTGAAAGAAGCTATATAAACTTTCCAATTGATTTTATAGTTATTCTAACAGGATAG
- the nfi gene encoding endonuclease V — protein MIYKKLHNWNITPKEAINIQNELKKLLKFKKFEKETFLVAGVDLSFPNKYGLAVIVVLDQKFNIKEIVHHIEKVKFPYIPGLLAFREGPIFLKAWEKLKTNVDIVFFDGHGIAHPRKLGIASHMGLWIEKPTIGIAKSKLVGNYKEPEKKHGSFSYLEYSGERLGIVYRSKDNVKPIFISPGYLIDIGSSLKITKLFIGKYKLPEPTRLAHIYTQKIKKKFLSC, from the coding sequence ATGATATACAAAAAATTACACAATTGGAACATAACTCCAAAAGAAGCTATAAACATTCAAAATGAATTGAAAAAATTATTAAAATTTAAAAAGTTTGAAAAAGAAACCTTTCTAGTTGCGGGGGTTGATCTTTCATTTCCAAATAAATACGGATTGGCAGTAATTGTAGTTCTAGATCAAAAATTTAACATCAAAGAAATTGTACATCACATTGAAAAAGTAAAATTTCCTTACATCCCTGGATTACTCGCTTTTAGAGAAGGCCCTATATTTTTAAAAGCTTGGGAAAAATTAAAAACAAATGTAGATATTGTTTTTTTTGATGGACATGGTATTGCACACCCAAGAAAACTAGGAATAGCTAGTCATATGGGGCTTTGGATTGAAAAACCAACAATTGGAATCGCAAAAAGTAAATTGGTAGGAAATTACAAAGAACCCGAAAAAAAACATGGGAGTTTTTCATATCTGGAATACAGCGGCGAAAGACTAGGTATAGTATACAGAAGCAAAGATAATGTCAAGCCCATTTTTATATCACCTGGATATTTAATAGATATAGGATCTAGTCTCAAAATAACAAAATTATTTATCGGAAAATACAAACTTCCAGAACCAACAAGACTAGCTCACATTTACACACAAAAAATAAAGAAAAAATTTCTATCCTGTTAG
- a CDS encoding nucleotidyltransferase domain-containing protein, producing the protein MKQLNAINTISRLVKKDPAVRAIFVKGSVARGEMDIYSDVDFYCLVKNDKLEEFLNRRLHYLKQYRPLLYWSEVNFVGPQIVAVFDNGLHFDFYTVTVSNSPKTDQIKIIHDPEGLLNNYKAEKLSITEEDFIRYFNSFSFTMLEFVSAYKRNDLIWASRLGSHLCGDLAVILRYIYDRNNSKLGFKRLYKNLDKNLYKKLHKAMDFLGPSYLPKGVIMLTEILKDTIEKIPNEVIRKINIKFFEYMYDRIIKLKQEDKKKISIQNSKG; encoded by the coding sequence ATGAAACAATTAAATGCAATCAACACAATTTCTAGATTAGTTAAAAAGGATCCGGCTGTACGTGCAATATTTGTTAAAGGTTCAGTTGCACGTGGTGAAATGGATATTTATTCAGATGTTGATTTTTACTGTCTTGTGAAAAACGACAAATTAGAAGAATTTTTAAATAGGCGTTTACATTATCTGAAACAATACAGGCCATTACTTTACTGGTCCGAAGTAAATTTTGTTGGACCTCAAATTGTTGCTGTTTTTGACAACGGGCTACATTTTGATTTTTATACTGTCACTGTTAGTAATTCACCAAAAACTGACCAAATAAAAATAATCCACGATCCTGAAGGTCTTTTAAATAATTATAAAGCAGAAAAACTTTCTATAACTGAGGAAGATTTTATAAGATATTTCAATTCTTTTTCCTTTACTATGTTAGAATTTGTATCAGCTTACAAAAGAAATGATTTAATATGGGCTTCAAGACTTGGAAGTCATTTATGTGGAGATTTAGCTGTAATTTTAAGATATATTTACGATAGAAACAATTCAAAACTAGGATTTAAAAGGTTATACAAAAATTTAGACAAAAACTTGTATAAAAAATTACACAAGGCGATGGATTTTTTAGGCCCATCTTATTTACCCAAAGGTGTAATAATGTTAACTGAAATTTTAAAAGATACAATTGAAAAAATACCAAATGAAGTTATAAGAAAAATAAATATTAAATTTTTCGAATATATGTACGATAGAATTATCAAACTCAAACAAGAAGACAAAAAGAAAATTAGCATACAAAACTCAAAAGGGTGA